Proteins from a genomic interval of Alteromonas macleodii ATCC 27126:
- the xthA gene encoding exodeoxyribonuclease III: protein MKVISFNINGIRARLHQLQAVIDAHQPDIIGLQEIKVHNEQFPVEAVEAMGYHVYFHGQKSHYGVAFLAKKEPLSVSMGFPTDDEDAQRRMIILKTTDDAGEPVTVLNGYFPQGENEKHETKYPAKRKFYKDLMTYLDDNHTPDDNVIVMGDVNISHTDLDIGIGEDNRKRWLKTGKCSFLPEEREWLNTVIDWGFEDSFRTLNPETNDKFSWFDYRSKGFNDNRGLRIDLILATKPLHAKLHDAGIDYELRGIEKPSDHAPIWAEYKG from the coding sequence ATGAAAGTAATCTCATTTAATATAAACGGTATTCGCGCTCGTCTACATCAACTTCAGGCGGTTATCGACGCACACCAACCCGATATTATTGGCTTACAGGAAATTAAAGTTCACAACGAACAGTTTCCGGTAGAAGCCGTTGAGGCCATGGGCTATCACGTTTATTTCCACGGACAAAAGAGCCATTACGGCGTTGCTTTTTTGGCGAAGAAAGAGCCGCTTTCTGTGTCGATGGGTTTCCCAACAGATGACGAAGACGCCCAACGTCGCATGATTATTTTAAAAACCACCGATGATGCTGGCGAGCCCGTTACCGTTCTAAATGGTTACTTCCCTCAGGGCGAAAACGAAAAGCATGAAACCAAGTACCCAGCTAAGCGTAAGTTCTACAAAGACTTAATGACTTATTTAGATGATAACCACACACCAGATGACAACGTAATTGTTATGGGCGATGTCAACATCTCTCATACAGACTTGGACATTGGCATTGGTGAAGACAACCGCAAACGTTGGCTGAAAACTGGAAAATGCAGCTTCTTGCCGGAAGAGCGTGAGTGGTTGAACACAGTAATTGACTGGGGCTTTGAAGATAGTTTTCGAACACTCAACCCAGAGACAAACGACAAGTTTTCATGGTTCGATTACCGCTCAAAAGGATTCAACGATAATCGTGGCCTTCGCATAGATTTGATTTTGGCAACAAAACCGCTTCATGCAAAACTACATGACGCCGGTATTGATTATGAG
- a CDS encoding DUF2750 domain-containing protein, whose translation MFPETVADKLSDAVIEQAMKLSAEDRQELVVSYIAKANEIWMVQGSEGFVMFEGAESVQLPVFPHHDLAQKFVDINEIEGQCVNITLDEFMQTWLPGLEKNGVELVMFPTTSDVENLVMTADDLASELSGN comes from the coding sequence GTGTTTCCAGAAACAGTTGCAGACAAATTGAGTGATGCGGTTATCGAGCAAGCGATGAAGCTAAGTGCAGAAGACCGACAAGAGCTTGTAGTGAGCTATATTGCAAAAGCAAATGAAATTTGGATGGTGCAAGGTAGTGAAGGTTTTGTGATGTTTGAAGGTGCTGAAAGCGTTCAGCTACCAGTATTCCCGCATCACGATTTAGCTCAAAAGTTTGTAGATATAAACGAAATTGAAGGCCAATGCGTGAATATTACACTCGATGAGTTTATGCAAACTTGGTTGCCAGGCCTTGAGAAGAATGGCGTTGAGCTAGTAATGTTCCCCACCACGAGTGATGTTGAAAACCTAGTTATGACTGCAGATGATTTAGCCTCAGAGCTTAGCGGAAATTAA
- a CDS encoding SufE family protein gives MSSLETLLPLASSLANAKGWDDFTRTLMLAGKSLVPLPAEKRLAETEVEGCESPVWLATSDEQGNLMAYSPSKVIRGVLAVLLEKANELTPQQRSEFDFERYLSRCQLERYLSQSRGNGIKSVIAKLKGI, from the coding sequence ATGAGTTCTCTCGAAACTTTGCTTCCTCTGGCTTCATCTTTGGCTAACGCGAAAGGGTGGGACGATTTTACTCGTACACTGATGCTTGCGGGTAAATCGCTTGTCCCGCTTCCAGCGGAAAAACGTTTGGCTGAAACAGAAGTAGAAGGGTGTGAAAGCCCGGTATGGCTCGCCACTTCTGACGAACAAGGCAATTTGATGGCTTACTCGCCTAGCAAAGTGATTCGCGGCGTGCTTGCAGTATTGTTAGAAAAAGCAAACGAATTAACCCCGCAGCAGCGCAGTGAATTCGACTTTGAGAGATATTTGTCTCGCTGTCAGCTGGAACGCTACTTAAGTCAGTCTCGTGGAAACGGGATTAAATCTGTAATAGCTAAATTAAAGGGCATCTAG